The Paenibacillus macerans genome includes a window with the following:
- a CDS encoding carbohydrate ABC transporter permease yields MKAATNTLAAHRKRRFDIWDVLIRFALIMASLVCLLPFIHVAAKSLSDDAFVIANKVFLWPQGFTLEAYGKIFADASILRSLYVSVVVTVLFTILGMIITICAAYPLSRKQLKGRTALTFLFMFTLYFGGGIIPEYMLISNLGMLDTWWALILPQAFSAFNLLIMKTAIANSIPTSLEESARIDGAGHFRILWSIVLPLSKPIIATLSLFYAVGRWNAYQDALFYIKQRVDLRPLQLKLYYLVIQASESFQLEATQVSLSNPEVLKASCVVFATLPILCMYPFIQKYFVQGVMLGAVKE; encoded by the coding sequence ATGAAAGCAGCCACAAACACGCTGGCGGCGCATCGCAAACGGCGATTTGACATTTGGGATGTGCTGATCCGTTTCGCATTGATCATGGCCTCGCTGGTCTGCCTGCTGCCGTTCATTCACGTCGCGGCGAAATCTTTAAGCGACGATGCCTTTGTAATAGCGAACAAGGTGTTTCTCTGGCCGCAAGGGTTTACCCTGGAAGCGTACGGGAAAATTTTCGCCGACGCCAGCATTTTGCGATCCTTGTATGTTTCGGTGGTTGTGACCGTCCTGTTCACCATCCTCGGCATGATTATTACGATCTGCGCGGCCTACCCGCTTTCCCGAAAGCAGCTGAAGGGACGCACGGCGCTGACTTTCCTCTTTATGTTTACCCTGTACTTTGGCGGCGGCATCATTCCCGAATACATGCTGATCAGCAATCTCGGCATGCTTGATACCTGGTGGGCGCTGATTCTGCCGCAAGCGTTCAGCGCGTTTAATCTGCTGATTATGAAGACGGCGATCGCGAACAGCATTCCAACCAGCCTTGAAGAATCGGCGAGAATCGATGGCGCGGGGCACTTCCGGATATTATGGAGCATCGTTCTGCCGCTTTCCAAGCCGATCATTGCAACGCTGTCGCTCTTTTACGCCGTTGGGCGGTGGAACGCCTATCAAGACGCGCTGTTCTACATTAAGCAACGGGTCGATTTACGGCCGCTCCAGCTTAAATTGTATTACCTGGTCATCCAGGCGAGCGAAAGCTTTCAGCTGGAGGCCACGCAAGTATCGCTGAGCAATCCCGAGGTGCTGAAGGCGTCGTGCGTCGTATTCGCGACCCTGCCGATCCTTTGCATGTATCCTTTTATTCAGAAATATTTTGTCCAGGGGGTAATGCTTGGGGCCGTCAAGGAATAA
- a CDS encoding ABC transporter permease, with protein sequence MKVESASNNEPALADRKAVSRGFAYYLRRDSQLYLLLLIPMAFVLVFKYAPMSGLVLAFKDYKIARGFWGSEWVGFEVFAEIFAKHDFGRAVRNTLLLNTLDLLFSFTMPIVLALLLNEIKSVKFKRINQTLLYLPHFLSWIIIGAIAYQLLSESNGVVNNVIEMIGGTRIPFLQEDTNWLISYLAIGVWQSMGWGTIIYLAAMSGINPELYEAATVDGAGRWRKVWNVTLPSIRATIVTLLIMNLGRVMEGSFERIFALQNKATTEFTTTIPVLVYRWGIESGNFSRATALGLFQSVIGLALVLLADRIAKKLGEDGLL encoded by the coding sequence GTGAAAGTTGAAAGCGCTTCAAATAATGAACCCGCTTTAGCGGACCGAAAAGCGGTCAGCCGGGGATTCGCTTATTATCTCCGGCGGGACAGCCAGCTCTATTTGCTGCTGCTGATTCCCATGGCGTTTGTGCTGGTGTTCAAATACGCGCCGATGTCCGGGCTGGTGCTGGCCTTTAAGGACTACAAAATCGCCAGGGGGTTCTGGGGCAGCGAGTGGGTGGGCTTTGAGGTGTTTGCCGAAATCTTCGCCAAACATGATTTTGGCCGCGCCGTCCGCAATACGCTGCTGCTCAACACGCTCGACCTGCTGTTCAGCTTCACGATGCCCATCGTGCTCGCGCTGCTGCTGAACGAGATCAAAAGCGTCAAGTTCAAGCGGATTAATCAGACGCTGCTGTATCTGCCGCATTTCTTGTCCTGGATTATTATCGGCGCGATCGCTTATCAATTGCTGAGCGAAAGCAACGGCGTGGTCAACAATGTCATCGAGATGATTGGCGGCACGCGTATCCCGTTTCTGCAGGAGGACACCAACTGGCTGATCAGTTATTTGGCGATCGGCGTCTGGCAAAGCATGGGTTGGGGAACGATCATTTACCTGGCCGCCATGAGCGGTATCAACCCGGAGCTGTACGAGGCGGCGACCGTGGACGGCGCGGGGCGCTGGCGGAAAGTCTGGAACGTCACCCTGCCCTCGATCCGCGCGACCATCGTTACACTCTTGATCATGAACCTGGGCAGGGTGATGGAGGGCTCGTTCGAGCGGATTTTTGCCTTGCAGAACAAAGCCACTACGGAGTTCACAACGACCATCCCGGTGTTGGTGTACAGGTGGGGGATCGAAAGCGGCAACTTCAGCCGCGCGACCGCGCTCGGGTTGTTCCAGTCCGTCATCGGGCTTGCGCTTGTGCTGCTAGCCGACCGTATCGCCAAAAAACTCGGCGAAGACGGTCTATTGTAG
- a CDS encoding helix-turn-helix domain-containing protein, with protein MKRIPMMLQLGLILFCVMAVPVTILTWYSGAQIMGNSEDAIAESSLAGLNANRKLNENALNNLAQDTVRLAATSIFDRIRSFETFAELNENYNNVSGALSVLKELVNLNHRVDGVYSSYFYLNGADYVVSTDKGITTLDRYEPIGWMDEALAGRRGISGVWYPRRMASGETVVSYVLPLNRLSTTTRGTIVVNLREKQIGAYLRSAEPGGHGYLLMKSDGTIISHNDKTLLLSDGAKQPFMQEVLESGAKEGYAFHELGNERLLYTWSRSNLFGWWNVSIYSLDELMAKTRALQRSILLLTAVLIFIGSILAVFLATWLSKPLRELVRAVRARGNLGVAGKSELAFLDAAFRRMQEEEEELYKLLQEREQDTRSLAIHQLLRGEVAKPAAEMFSEPYFLVAVVSIDRYRRYVNKTNPETRSYHRYLLISKCDGLFPAGVHARCAYQGEGCFAIVINYGQEEHERGLDGIKEALAAIGGKAAELLGHSVTIGVSGRAETSSMLQDRVVEAMEVIKHRMIEGGGGITFWRQDAEQGINYIYPANNERRILNYLDTGDLDSIMNELALIRNEIQSAQYISYDNIMFIYNQLIGVTIKHLRENQISTARIFAGRGNIYSAIASIDTLDELEEYLREFFGDIIQYLARNPGETGYGERIIRYLEAHFCEEIVFEEMAKDIGISYSYMRKIVYELTGKSLIDYINLLRIEKAKRLLLETKLNMKQIAAEVGYYNVQSFNRFFRKYEGMPPSSYKASKCRTSP; from the coding sequence ATGAAACGAATTCCGATGATGCTTCAACTGGGGCTGATCCTGTTTTGCGTCATGGCAGTTCCCGTGACAATCCTGACCTGGTACAGCGGGGCGCAGATTATGGGCAATTCGGAAGACGCCATCGCGGAATCTTCATTAGCGGGATTGAACGCCAACCGCAAGCTGAACGAAAATGCGCTGAACAACCTGGCCCAAGACACGGTGCGCCTGGCCGCCACCAGCATCTTCGACCGTATTCGCAGCTTTGAGACCTTCGCCGAGCTTAATGAAAATTACAACAATGTGAGCGGTGCGTTGTCGGTGCTTAAGGAACTGGTGAATTTGAATCACCGGGTGGACGGCGTATACTCGTCCTATTTTTATCTTAACGGTGCGGATTATGTGGTTTCCACCGACAAAGGCATTACGACGCTGGACCGGTACGAGCCGATCGGATGGATGGACGAAGCTCTTGCCGGACGCCGGGGGATCAGCGGCGTCTGGTATCCCCGCCGGATGGCTTCAGGGGAAACCGTCGTTTCGTATGTGCTGCCGTTAAACCGTCTTTCCACCACGACGCGCGGCACGATCGTGGTCAATTTGCGGGAAAAGCAAATCGGGGCGTATTTGCGTTCGGCGGAGCCGGGCGGACATGGCTACCTGCTCATGAAATCGGACGGCACCATCATCTCGCACAATGATAAAACCTTGCTGCTCAGCGACGGCGCGAAGCAGCCGTTTATGCAAGAGGTTTTGGAAAGCGGGGCGAAGGAGGGATATGCGTTCCATGAGCTCGGGAACGAGCGGCTGCTGTACACATGGTCTCGCTCGAACCTGTTCGGGTGGTGGAATGTCAGCATTTATTCGCTGGACGAACTGATGGCCAAAACCCGCGCTTTGCAGCGCAGTATTCTTTTGCTGACCGCCGTCCTTATTTTCATCGGATCCATATTGGCCGTTTTTCTGGCGACATGGCTGTCCAAACCGCTGCGCGAGCTGGTGCGGGCCGTGCGCGCCCGCGGCAACCTGGGGGTGGCGGGCAAAAGTGAACTTGCTTTCCTTGACGCGGCGTTCCGGCGGATGCAGGAGGAAGAAGAGGAGCTCTACAAGCTGCTGCAGGAGCGGGAACAGGATACCCGCAGCCTGGCGATTCACCAATTATTGCGGGGGGAAGTGGCGAAACCGGCCGCGGAAATGTTCTCGGAGCCATATTTTCTGGTTGCCGTCGTCTCCATAGACCGTTACAGGCGGTACGTGAACAAAACCAACCCGGAGACGCGCAGCTACCATCGGTACCTCCTCATCTCGAAATGCGACGGCTTGTTTCCGGCGGGGGTTCATGCGCGCTGCGCCTACCAAGGGGAGGGCTGCTTCGCCATCGTAATCAATTACGGGCAGGAAGAACATGAACGCGGCTTAGACGGAATCAAGGAAGCGCTCGCTGCGATTGGCGGCAAAGCGGCGGAGCTGCTCGGCCATTCCGTAACGATCGGCGTCAGCGGCCGGGCGGAAACGAGCTCCATGCTTCAAGACCGCGTGGTGGAAGCGATGGAAGTGATCAAGCACCGCATGATCGAAGGCGGCGGCGGAATCACGTTTTGGAGGCAGGATGCCGAACAAGGCATTAATTATATTTACCCCGCGAACAATGAAAGGCGTATTCTCAACTATTTGGATACCGGCGATCTCGACAGCATCATGAACGAGCTTGCGCTCATCCGAAACGAAATTCAATCCGCTCAGTATATCTCCTATGACAATATCATGTTCATCTATAATCAATTGATCGGCGTTACCATCAAACATCTCAGGGAAAATCAAATCAGCACCGCGCGTATTTTTGCGGGGAGGGGAAACATTTACTCCGCGATCGCCTCTATAGACACGCTTGACGAGCTTGAGGAATATCTTCGCGAGTTCTTCGGCGATATTATTCAGTACCTTGCGCGGAACCCGGGCGAAACGGGGTATGGGGAGCGAATCATCCGCTACCTGGAAGCGCATTTTTGCGAGGAAATCGTGTTTGAAGAGATGGCCAAGGACATCGGCATCAGTTATTCCTATATGCGCAAGATCGTATACGAGCTAACGGGAAAAAGTCTAATCGACTACATCAACCTGCTGCGGATCGAAAAAGCGAAGCGGCTGCTGCTGGAGACGAAGCTGAACATGAAGCAGATTGCCGCGGAGGTCGGCTACTATAATGTTCAAAGCTTCAACCGTTTTTTCCGCAAATACGAGGGGATGCCCCCAAGCAGCTACAAGGCTTCCAAATGCCGGACATCGCCCTGA
- a CDS encoding malate:quinone oxidoreductase, whose amino-acid sequence MSNGQTKTDVILIGAGIMSATLGSLLKELAPDWEITVFERRAIAGEESSNEWNNAGTGHSSLCELNYTVEKPDGSIDISKAIKVNEEFQVSKQFWSYLVHSKLIRNPKDFIVPVPHMSFVRGEKDVTFLRKRYEALSNHPLFQGMEFSDDPDQLKEWIPLMMKNRTSNQPIAATRSEAGTDVNFGALTRILFDHLKRKNADIQFNRHVEDIKRTADGSWELKVRNVESGAVSRHTAKFVFIGGGGGSLHLLQKSGIPEGKGIGGFPVSGLFMVCQNPEIVAQHHAKVYGQAPVGAPPMSVPHLDTRFIDNKESLLFGPFAGFSPRFLKFGSMLDLITSVKPHNLVTMLAAGAKNASLTTYLIKQVMLSKEKRMEALREFVPNAKSEDWDLLVAGQRVQIIKDTAAGGRGTLQFGTEVISAADGSIAALLGASPGASTAVSVMLEVIQKCFPEHIHAWEPKIKAMIPSYGASLSNNPELIRELHASAARTLGLKETWPLEAVH is encoded by the coding sequence ATGAGCAACGGACAAACGAAAACAGACGTTATCTTGATCGGTGCCGGAATCATGAGTGCGACCTTGGGGTCACTGCTGAAAGAATTAGCGCCTGACTGGGAAATTACGGTTTTCGAGCGGCGCGCCATAGCAGGGGAGGAAAGCTCCAACGAATGGAACAACGCGGGGACGGGGCATTCCTCCTTGTGCGAGTTGAATTATACCGTCGAGAAGCCGGACGGGTCTATTGATATCAGCAAAGCGATCAAAGTGAATGAAGAGTTTCAGGTTTCCAAACAGTTTTGGTCTTATCTCGTACACAGCAAGCTGATTCGCAATCCTAAAGATTTTATCGTGCCGGTGCCTCATATGAGTTTTGTACGAGGGGAAAAAGATGTCACCTTTTTGAGAAAACGTTATGAAGCGCTTTCAAACCACCCGCTGTTCCAAGGGATGGAGTTTTCCGACGATCCGGACCAGCTAAAAGAATGGATTCCGCTGATGATGAAAAACCGGACGTCCAATCAGCCTATTGCAGCCACAAGAAGCGAAGCCGGTACGGATGTTAATTTCGGCGCATTAACGCGCATATTGTTTGATCACTTAAAACGTAAAAACGCCGATATCCAGTTTAACCGCCATGTGGAAGATATTAAACGTACCGCTGACGGCTCGTGGGAATTGAAGGTACGGAATGTCGAGAGCGGTGCCGTTTCCCGCCATACGGCGAAATTCGTCTTCATCGGCGGCGGGGGAGGAAGCCTCCATCTGCTGCAGAAGTCCGGTATTCCCGAAGGAAAAGGGATTGGCGGATTTCCGGTAAGCGGATTGTTTATGGTATGCCAGAACCCGGAAATTGTCGCGCAGCATCATGCCAAGGTGTACGGCCAAGCTCCGGTCGGCGCTCCTCCGATGTCCGTGCCGCATCTTGACACCCGATTTATCGACAACAAAGAATCGCTGCTGTTTGGACCGTTTGCCGGCTTCTCGCCAAGGTTTTTGAAATTCGGTTCCATGTTGGATTTGATCACTTCCGTCAAACCGCATAATCTCGTCACAATGCTGGCGGCGGGCGCCAAAAACGCTTCCTTGACCACATACCTGATCAAGCAGGTAATGTTGTCTAAAGAAAAACGCATGGAAGCTTTGCGGGAATTCGTTCCGAACGCGAAAAGCGAGGATTGGGATCTGCTGGTGGCCGGCCAGCGCGTGCAAATTATTAAAGATACGGCTGCCGGAGGCAGAGGCACGCTTCAATTCGGCACGGAAGTGATCAGCGCCGCCGACGGTTCCATTGCCGCGTTGCTTGGGGCATCGCCGGGCGCTTCCACCGCCGTTTCCGTCATGCTCGAGGTCATCCAAAAATGCTTCCCGGAACATATCCATGCATGGGAGCCGAAGATTAAAGCCATGATTCCTTCTTATGGTGCGTCACTATCGAATAACCCGGAGCTTATTCGCGAGCTTCATGCTTCCGCAGCCCGGACGCTGGGGCTAAAAGAAACTTGGCCGTTGGAGGCAGTGCACTAG
- a CDS encoding ATP-grasp domain-containing protein, with protein MDDFLEIAKQIRSNFFTMDIAKTEAGGWIVIEVGDGQVSGLPEGECSTIL; from the coding sequence ATGGATGATTTTTTGGAAATTGCCAAGCAAATTAGAAGCAACTTTTTTACGATGGATATTGCTAAAACCGAAGCAGGGGGGTGGATCGTAATTGAAGTTGGAGATGGACAGGTTTCGGGATTACCCGAAGGTGAGTGTAGCACGATTTTATAA
- a CDS encoding lipid II flippase Amj family protein, translating to MIIHMVETSSYALRLAGVKINKLAVALSLLGITVLISRTANLIQAPMTAKFIDYGKVDLNFDVLGYLRIIIVASSFGTILGILLFPTLVNLWGRVISKFEIAGSLPKLISSVTIGQLINTRHYIQKPSFRLSGFRYLGIPKRFILLNVLVTAIYTVGVISSLYAARLVPELSTSASQSSGLINGMATILLTIFIDPQIGLITDKACNNAVYKEKLGKIYLLLMISRFFGTLLAQFLLIPAAYFISFAIKIF from the coding sequence ATGATCATACATATGGTTGAAACTTCATCTTACGCATTACGTTTAGCTGGGGTTAAAATAAACAAACTTGCTGTAGCACTTTCATTACTGGGGATTACTGTCCTGATCTCCCGGACAGCTAATCTGATTCAAGCACCAATGACGGCAAAGTTTATAGACTATGGGAAGGTTGACTTGAATTTTGATGTTTTAGGATATTTGAGGATTATCATAGTTGCCTCATCTTTTGGCACAATATTAGGTATTCTCCTTTTTCCTACACTTGTTAACTTATGGGGGCGGGTGATATCTAAGTTTGAAATCGCAGGGTCCTTGCCAAAGTTGATTTCAAGTGTGACAATAGGTCAATTGATAAACACAAGGCATTATATTCAAAAGCCGTCGTTCCGCCTTTCAGGGTTCCGGTATCTTGGGATTCCAAAGCGATTTATTCTTTTGAATGTTTTGGTAACGGCTATTTATACGGTTGGTGTTATATCTTCCCTCTACGCAGCGCGCTTGGTTCCTGAATTGAGCACATCCGCATCACAGTCATCCGGGCTAATTAACGGTATGGCCACGATATTGTTGACGATTTTTATAGATCCGCAGATAGGATTAATTACGGATAAGGCTTGCAATAATGCGGTCTACAAAGAGAAGTTAGGGAAAATCTATTTGCTGCTGATGATTTCGCGTTTTTTCGGAACCTTACTGGCACAATTCTTATTAATACCCGCCGCCTATTTTATCAGTTTTGCGATTAAGATTTTTTGA
- a CDS encoding GNAT family N-acetyltransferase — translation MNAATLKKTNVKFLKGVMWYEKYPLYFNNWLVGESIILGREPGAGLSTNWRVPMIRLLSINKDNWEECAALRPGKEQRQFIAPNVYSIAEAQFLHGFSSMAVYKHETMIGYALYGIDPDDNNYWMYRFMIDRRFQGKGYGFMAVCKIIEEIRNRQDRTDVLILGYKPENERARRLYLKAGFVEDGLAPWGEVIAKYRYV, via the coding sequence GTGAATGCAGCAACGTTAAAGAAAACCAATGTGAAATTTTTGAAAGGTGTGATGTGGTATGAGAAATATCCATTGTATTTTAATAATTGGCTTGTCGGTGAAAGCATTATATTAGGTAGAGAGCCAGGAGCGGGCCTCTCTACAAATTGGAGGGTTCCGATGATTAGATTACTCAGTATTAACAAAGATAATTGGGAAGAATGTGCAGCATTAAGACCGGGAAAAGAGCAGCGGCAATTTATAGCACCCAATGTGTACTCCATTGCTGAAGCGCAGTTTTTGCATGGATTTTCGAGTATGGCTGTATATAAGCATGAGACAATGATTGGGTATGCGCTATATGGAATTGATCCGGATGATAATAATTATTGGATGTATCGTTTTATGATCGATCGGCGTTTTCAAGGTAAAGGGTACGGATTTATGGCCGTTTGCAAAATAATTGAAGAGATAAGAAACCGCCAGGATAGAACGGATGTACTGATTTTGGGATATAAACCTGAGAATGAGAGAGCAAGAAGGCTTTATTTAAAGGCAGGATTCGTAGAAGATGGATTGGCACCGTGGGGAGAAGTGATCGCAAAATATAGATATGTGTAA
- a CDS encoding glycosyl hydrolase, protein MQTINTAPCNPKASDEVRSVLNYFGEIRGKGIITGQHTQTIAQEELHYIREATGKLPALCGFELLGYSPNINYQDSGEECLLEVAENKDTLQKAWEWAEKKQGLITFTWHWFSPLSGRDKSFYAEHTDFDATKAIVEGTAEYKALLSDMDYMAEILREFRDKRIPILWRPFHESEGTWFWWGSKGPEAAKQLYRIMYERYTNHHDLTNLIWVWNSPLSEGYVGDEVVDIISRDLYPPAHQHTDLRKEYEELVRITPTPKLAALGEIGPIPSVRSLSESRIPWLWFMTWSNDFGKTEKFTTKEELRSAYHCDYAITLDKLPKLY, encoded by the coding sequence ATGCAAACGATCAATACGGCGCCATGCAACCCTAAAGCTTCCGATGAAGTAAGGTCGGTACTGAACTATTTCGGCGAAATTAGAGGAAAAGGCATTATTACGGGACAGCACACGCAGACGATCGCGCAGGAGGAGCTGCATTACATTCGTGAAGCAACGGGGAAATTGCCGGCGCTCTGCGGCTTCGAATTGTTGGGCTACTCTCCCAACATCAATTATCAAGACAGCGGCGAGGAATGCCTGCTGGAAGTCGCCGAGAACAAGGATACACTGCAAAAGGCCTGGGAATGGGCGGAAAAGAAGCAAGGCCTGATTACTTTCACATGGCATTGGTTTTCTCCGCTCAGCGGCCGGGATAAAAGCTTTTATGCGGAACATACGGACTTTGACGCGACGAAGGCGATAGTGGAGGGTACCGCGGAATACAAGGCCTTGCTGTCCGACATGGACTACATGGCCGAAATTTTGCGGGAATTCCGCGACAAACGGATTCCGATTTTGTGGCGTCCTTTCCATGAATCGGAAGGAACCTGGTTCTGGTGGGGGAGCAAAGGCCCGGAAGCAGCCAAGCAGTTGTACCGCATTATGTACGAGAGGTATACGAATCATCACGATTTGACCAATCTGATCTGGGTATGGAATTCGCCGCTGTCCGAAGGTTATGTCGGGGATGAAGTGGTTGATATCATTTCCAGGGATTTGTATCCTCCGGCTCACCAGCATACGGACTTGCGCAAGGAGTACGAGGAATTGGTTCGCATCACGCCGACTCCGAAACTTGCCGCTCTCGGAGAGATCGGGCCGATTCCAAGCGTCCGGAGTTTGTCCGAATCGCGAATCCCATGGCTGTGGTTTATGACCTGGTCCAACGATTTTGGCAAAACGGAAAAGTTCACCACCAAAGAGGAACTTCGCAGCGCATATCACTGTGATTACGCCATCACTTTGGATAAGCTGCCGAAGCTATATTAG
- a CDS encoding response regulator transcription factor: MFSVMIVDDEPKLRLGLQTLIPWRELGFEIMGTAAGGNEALRVLGEQTPDVLLVDIRMPGMDGLQLLQEIRRRGWDVHAIVLSGYADFEYARRALQYGVEAYLLKPVNKEELAALLQKIHGQLSAKLQEKRGQQEVHSREWAVYSLLSSSHDWGSVSLDELAESLGINWMTYQVVLIAFPDLHSEEDGRIRSFRDRLAASYASDGQGVVLYFAPYTVLLLGKPPAGDLGRAELYRDLQLLSGEIRARMAAAAGETVRALPEITNSFRTARSLLERSFFFDKGKLLTSETLESYRTAASVSADASLSDGEEAAFRLYYLVDVGHTEAIHSFLEGVAAQMAISGKGETEIRERFFYLANETVRKIPPRLWPESGYPGEPAQFLAGIYGQRYIRDLVGYVAAVMERWARCADYTSRDNEMKRMLDFIDRHHHENLRLEMLAGLFNYSRSYLGQLFKNYTGEYFNAYLDRVRVEKAKELLAQGMKVYEVAEKVGYSNVNYFHNKFKKIAGRSPSSYQKNDKS; the protein is encoded by the coding sequence ATGTTCTCAGTGATGATTGTTGATGATGAACCGAAATTGCGCCTTGGGCTGCAAACCTTGATCCCGTGGCGGGAGCTGGGATTCGAAATCATGGGAACGGCGGCGGGCGGAAACGAGGCACTCCGTGTTCTTGGGGAGCAGACCCCCGATGTACTGCTGGTCGATATCCGAATGCCCGGCATGGACGGGCTGCAGTTGCTTCAAGAAATCCGCCGTCGAGGCTGGGATGTTCATGCAATCGTGCTCAGCGGTTACGCCGACTTCGAGTACGCCCGCCGGGCGCTCCAATACGGTGTTGAAGCATATCTGCTCAAGCCGGTGAACAAAGAAGAGTTGGCTGCTCTGCTTCAAAAGATACACGGTCAGCTTTCCGCAAAACTGCAGGAGAAGAGGGGGCAGCAGGAGGTCCATTCCCGGGAATGGGCGGTGTATTCCCTGCTGTCAAGCTCGCATGATTGGGGAAGCGTTTCCTTGGATGAGTTGGCTGAATCGCTTGGAATCAATTGGATGACCTATCAAGTTGTATTGATCGCTTTTCCGGATCTGCATTCGGAGGAGGATGGGCGAATTCGCAGCTTCCGCGATCGGTTGGCGGCATCATATGCCTCGGATGGCCAAGGCGTTGTTCTCTATTTTGCTCCTTATACCGTTCTGCTTCTGGGCAAACCTCCGGCAGGAGACCTCGGCCGGGCCGAGCTGTACAGAGACCTGCAGCTGCTGTCCGGAGAAATCCGCGCCCGGATGGCTGCGGCGGCGGGCGAAACGGTCCGGGCGCTGCCGGAGATCACGAATTCGTTCCGTACCGCGCGTTCCCTGCTGGAGCGCAGCTTTTTCTTTGACAAGGGGAAACTGCTGACATCGGAGACTCTGGAAAGCTACCGGACGGCGGCCTCCGTCTCTGCCGATGCATCCTTGTCGGACGGAGAGGAGGCGGCCTTTCGTCTCTATTATTTGGTTGACGTCGGACATACGGAAGCGATCCATTCCTTTCTGGAAGGCGTTGCCGCGCAAATGGCGATTTCAGGGAAGGGAGAAACGGAGATTCGCGAGCGGTTCTTTTATTTAGCCAATGAAACGGTTCGAAAAATTCCCCCTCGCCTCTGGCCGGAATCCGGTTATCCAGGGGAACCGGCCCAATTCCTGGCGGGCATTTACGGTCAGCGCTATATCCGGGATCTTGTCGGTTATGTGGCCGCAGTTATGGAAAGATGGGCCCGCTGCGCGGATTATACCAGCCGGGACAACGAAATGAAGCGCATGCTCGATTTCATAGACCGCCATCACCACGAAAATCTGAGGCTGGAAATGCTGGCGGGATTGTTTAATTACAGCAGATCTTACCTGGGCCAGCTTTTTAAAAACTACACGGGGGAATACTTCAACGCTTATCTCGACAGAGTTCGGGTCGAAAAAGCGAAGGAACTGCTGGCGCAGGGGATGAAGGTATATGAGGTGGCTGAGAAGGTAGGATATTCCAATGTGAATTATTTTCACAACAAATTTAAAAAGATAGCGGGGCGATCGCCCTCCTCGTATCAGAAAAATGATAAATCATGA